The genomic DNA CCTTAAAAAGGGATTACATATTTTAAAAAAATCATTTAATAACATATTAAAATTGCTTTATCAAATGATAGTAACCGTTCATTCAGAGGCTTGCCCCTTTGAGTGAATTTCGTGTGGATCTCTCAGGATCAAGTCGCGGGACGTAGGAAAGGGGTGGGGTTTATACTTATGGGTAATGATATGGTCGTGGGGCGTAGGTGGGGGCTTGGGACGCTACTTTTAGATGGCTTGATTTAAATCAAAAATTGTCTTATTAAATGGCATGTAATATATACCCAAATAATCTGAAACTACCGTTTTTAGTCGATGATCTTTGGCTGCTTTTTGAACCAAAAATTCCTAAGGTAAAACAATTATCTGTCATAATTTTTGGCATCAAAAATCATCTCAAATTTTATGCCTAAAAATCGGCATTTCCAAATCATTTGGGTATATAAGTTTTTATGGATTATTTTTAAATCATGAGTAGTTTTTCAACAAAAATTCTTGATTGGTATCATCACGCTCAAAGAAAATTGCCATGGCGGGCAAAAGATCCTATCAAACCAAATCCCTATCATGTTTGGTTAAGCGAAATCATGTTGCAGCAAACAACAGTTGCAACAGTGATTGCTTATTTTTTAAATTTTACTGAAAAATGGCCTGATGTGAAATTTTTAGCGAATGCTTCAATTGATGAAGTTTTACACGCTTGGCAAGGACTTGGTTATTATTCACGCGCGCATAATTTACATAAAACAGCTCAAATAATTGCAACAGATTACAATGGCATTTTTCCAAAGACAGAAAAATTACTTCTTCAATTGCCCGGCATTGGTCCTTATACATCTGCAGCTATTATGGCTATTGCTTTTAATCAAAAATCACTTGTGATAGATGGTAATGTTGAACGTATTTTAGCGCGTGTTTTTAGGCTTCCTTTTCCTCCTAAAGAGGATATGAAACAATTGCGCATTGTACTTGAAACCCTATCGCCAAACGATAAATTTGGTGAATTTGCTCAATCAATGATGGATCTTGGCGCGACTATTTGTACACCCAAAAATCCAAAATGCGATATTTGTCCCGTGAACAATTTTTGTGAAAGTTACAAGAATCTGACGCAACATCTTTATCCTATTGAAAAATTAAAAGCTAAACGGCCTCAAAAATTTGGATTTGTATTTTGGGTTGAAAATGATAAAGGTGATATTTGGATTCGCAAACGTGAAAATCGATTACTTAAAGGATTGATGGAAATTCCTTCAACCTCGTGGGAAATAGAAAATTGGAAGAAAGAAGAGGCAATCGCAAATTCGCCTTGGCCAGAACATTCATGGACAAATGTTATAGGGCAAGTGAAGCATGTTTTTACGCATTTCGAATTGTATTTGAATATTATTAAAATTAAAAAATCTGGATTAGATTTAGAAGATGGCTTTTGGTGCGCACAAAAAGATCTTAAGGATCACGCTTTTCCAACATTAATGCACAAGGTCATTAAACATCAATTAGGCGCGTTAAACAACAAATAAGATTGTTGTGATCATTGTAAAGGTAAAATTAACGTGAAAATAGAACCTTGATTCTTTCCTTTGCTTTCGGCTATCAAATCACCACCAAGTTCTCTTGCAGCTAAGACGCTACTATGTAAGCCGAATCCATGCCCATTTTCTTTTGTTGTAAAACCAAAAGTAAAAATTTTAGAAATATTTTCGTCTGTAATACCTATTCCACTATCTTCAACAGAAATATTAATAAATTCTTCAGGCGAGTTTTTTTGGACAGAAATAGTTAGTTCTTTATTTTGATTTTCTCTATTTTCAATAATGGCTTCTTTTGCATTTTTAATGAGATTGATCATAATTTGAGTTGCTTTAGATTTATCTGTTAAGACAAAATCATTTTCAGTATAATTTTTGTTTAGTTGTATATATTCTTTTAAATTTTCGCCACCGCTAATTTGCAATGCGTCGTTTATCAGTTCATGCAAAAATGTTTTTTCTTTTAAGCTTACGACACGACTAATGTTTTGCTGTTTTGAAACAATTTCTTTCATATGGTCCAAATGTTTAGAAATATTTTGAATTTCTTGACCAAATATTTCATAATCCTTTGCTAAAGTTTCTCCTATGCTTACTAAATAGCGCGGAACAACTTTGCCTTTAGGATCATCTTTTATATAATCAACAATATTTGGTAAATTATCTTTAATCATTTGTATAACAGCAATAAGTTTTTGATAGTGATCATTTTTAAGCTTTTGTAATATTAAACCTAAAGAAACATTAGCACTGTTAAGTACATTACCAATATTATGTAAGACAGATGTTGCTACATCCGCCATACCTGCCAGTCGCGCTGTTGTAATCAATTTTTGATTTGATACATTTAATTCAGTTTCAAAATGTTTGCGTTTGCTTATATCCATCGCAATGCCAGAAAATATATTACTTGTATGTTCAGGATTTTTATCATACGTAACGCTTATAAAATACCAAAAATAATCATTGTTATTATAATTTTTAACTTTAATCTCACAATCAAAAGGAGTATAATCTACACATATTTTACTTACTTTTTCTTGAAATAAAGTTCTATGTTCCTCATGTATAGATGAAAGAAAATTCTCATAATTTATCGGTGTAATTGATGCATTTAATCCACATATTTCTGATAATGTATTTGACCATTGCACACGATCCTTTAATTTATCATATGACCAATAACCAAGTCGTGAAATGGATTGTGCATTCTCGAGCTTTTCATTTAAAGAAAGCAATTCCTGAGAAGATAATTCCATCGATCGCTCAAGAAGATATCTTTCTTGGTCACTATTCTCGTAAGCATTGCTAACAGATTGTATAAATTGTCGCCATTCTTCTTGATCTGTAGGTAAAGAATCCAGCGTCATGCCCGATCTTTTTAATTGACGCTGGATTAATTTGTTCAATTCCATAAAAATTTCCTAATTCATAATTGCTTATCTTGTGGGTAAATTTGTCATCAATTCAATTTTGTTTTTTTGAAAAGCCTTATACCCAAATAATCTGAAACTACCGTTTTTAGCCGATGACTTTTGGTCGCTTTTTGAACCAAAAATTTCTAAGGTAAAACAATTATCTGTCGAAATTTTCGGTATCAAAAATCACCTCTAATCTCATGCCTAAAAATCGGCATTTCCAAATCATTTGGGTATAGACAAATTTATCCACAAAAAAGCTTAAATTGCATCAATTCTCGTAAAACAATGTTAACGTTAATGTTTGATTATGCAAATCGCATTGACCGGTAGAATAAGGCGATAATTCACCATAGGAATAAAAACCAATCTGATGTGCTTTTGCAGGCAATGTTTCACGAACAGTTTCTACTTCTTCCTCAGTGCGTTCGCCAAGCAACAATCTTCTGCCTACGCAACTAATAGAAATACACGCAACGGGAAGTGCATCTTTGTTACTTTTAGTAATAATTTTCTTAATACTACTTTCACCTGCTTCGCCCGCACTTGCAATTAAACGATCGAAATTAGCGCGCATCAACTGTGCTAAATTCCCCAAAGGAACATCGCCCGCAAAGGTTAAAGATTGATCTTGTTCATTCGTTGCCAATATTGTCCGAACCAATTGCCTAGAATCGTCTTTGTTCGTACGAATAGCAAGTGGATACAAAAGACCAGTTGCTGGTAATCCTTTAGCTTTATCGCCGAGATATTCTTTGTAAAGCTCTAAAGCCGGTCTACCGTCAAGTTCATATAAAATATTATTTTTTGAGCGCGTAATATGGCGCTCTGGACCAAAAATATCCCACCCGCCACGAGACGCATGCGCAATTTCAATGGAATCCCCATATAGACCAACTGCGATAATAGTATTTAAATGTATTTCACCATTTAAAATAGTCCATGTTTGTTTGAAATTACTACCATCACCAGCGAGGCCGCCTGTAATAACAACTTTTTTATCGTCTATTGTATTTAGGCCTTTTACAAGTTCTGATCCATTGACGTTTAAGCCTTCAGACAATACAAAAATGCCCGCAAGACCTTTTCCTTTTAATTCATCAGCTAAATATTT from Alphaproteobacteria bacterium includes the following:
- a CDS encoding HAMP domain-containing sensor histidine kinase yields the protein MELNKLIQRQLKRSGMTLDSLPTDQEEWRQFIQSVSNAYENSDQERYLLERSMELSSQELLSLNEKLENAQSISRLGYWSYDKLKDRVQWSNTLSEICGLNASITPINYENFLSSIHEEHRTLFQEKVSKICVDYTPFDCEIKVKNYNNNDYFWYFISVTYDKNPEHTSNIFSGIAMDISKRKHFETELNVSNQKLITTARLAGMADVATSVLHNIGNVLNSANVSLGLILQKLKNDHYQKLIAVIQMIKDNLPNIVDYIKDDPKGKVVPRYLVSIGETLAKDYEIFGQEIQNISKHLDHMKEIVSKQQNISRVVSLKEKTFLHELINDALQISGGENLKEYIQLNKNYTENDFVLTDKSKATQIMINLIKNAKEAIIENRENQNKELTISVQKNSPEEFINISVEDSGIGITDENISKIFTFGFTTKENGHGFGLHSSVLAARELGGDLIAESKGKNQGSIFTLILPLQ
- a CDS encoding FIST N-terminal domain-containing protein → MQIQTIQYVENKGWSVDTFPKMDSENTLIIVFAAPEFIGNAAPIKELSQHYPKSIMVGCSSSGEIFESFIYDKSLTVAILHFDKTQLKAIKREIKNPEDSYACGKYLADELKGKGLAGIFVLSEGLNVNGSELVKGLNTIDDKKVVITGGLAGDGSNFKQTWTILNGEIHLNTIIAVGLYGDSIEIAHASRGGWDIFGPERHITRSKNNILYELDGRPALELYKEYLGDKAKGLPATGLLYPLAIRTNKDDSRQLVRTILATNEQDQSLTFAGDVPLGNLAQLMRANFDRLIASAGEAGESSIKKIITKSNKDALPVACISISCVGRRLLLGERTEEEVETVRETLPAKAHQIGFYSYGELSPYSTGQCDLHNQTLTLTLFYEN
- the mutY gene encoding A/G-specific adenine glycosylase, yielding MSSFSTKILDWYHHAQRKLPWRAKDPIKPNPYHVWLSEIMLQQTTVATVIAYFLNFTEKWPDVKFLANASIDEVLHAWQGLGYYSRAHNLHKTAQIIATDYNGIFPKTEKLLLQLPGIGPYTSAAIMAIAFNQKSLVIDGNVERILARVFRLPFPPKEDMKQLRIVLETLSPNDKFGEFAQSMMDLGATICTPKNPKCDICPVNNFCESYKNLTQHLYPIEKLKAKRPQKFGFVFWVENDKGDIWIRKRENRLLKGLMEIPSTSWEIENWKKEEAIANSPWPEHSWTNVIGQVKHVFTHFELYLNIIKIKKSGLDLEDGFWCAQKDLKDHAFPTLMHKVIKHQLGALNNK